atgtAGGTGTCTTGTTATTCTGATTGATTGCTATGGCAACCTAACTCGTCTATTTCttgctttttattattattatttttatcgtAATAAAAATGTCTACCTGTTACTTGTGACACATTTCTGAAAATTTGGCTCTCTATCGTAGTTTATGTAATGAGAAGGACAGTATAGAGTGCACTTCGACAAACTGCCTTGAATATCAGATTATTCGCTTAGTATCTAGATGGCAGTTGGCACCAAGTATGCAGTCTCGATTTGGTTTTCGTAAAAGGCAATGTATTATCTTTTAGTGCATGAACATCAGCCATTGTGAGGATGGATATCCATTGTGAGGGCATTACTTGTAAAAATGGTCAGCATAGATTCATGTCATGTCTGCAAAAACAGAGGGAGCTTACTTTTGCTGGTTCTTTCGAAGATCCTTGCTCACCTCTGCACTATGAACAATCTTATAGCTATCAATGTAAATGCAGCCAACATGACTGCAAAACAGAGGGACTTTGGAGGACAAGATAAGGGTGATGATCAAGCAGCACTCCTCAATCCTGGAAATAAGCCGCTCACACAGATTGTTCAAGATGACTCATTCAGGGAATTTGAGTTTAGGCAGTATCTCTTTGCCTGTCAATCAAAGGTGTGCAATTCTTTGCTAATTTGATTCCTCTTCTTCTGATGCTTAAGTAGAATGGACTTCTTGTTTGCTgagagttttatttatttatttatttattttttctggtTGTAAGATGTTTGCTGCTACTTTAaaggatttatttatttatttattcggTATTACTGTTTCTAACTAACATATCTGTTACTGCAGCTTTTATTTAAACTCGGTCGGCCATATGAAGTTGCATTGAGGGGTTATTCATTTATAATAAGCTTCTCAAAGACCCTGGCACTATATGAAGTACATATATTTACCTTATGCTTCTTGcctttatttttcaattgatttaCATTTTGAAATGTAGAGTATTTGCTCTGTGTTTCTTTCTGCCTTACCTCCTGGTCTTTGGGAACTCTTTTCAGAGTATGCTACCATTTTGCACACGTGAAGTGTGGGTAGTGACTGCATGCTTGGCTTTAATCAGAGCAACTTCCTCTCATTACAAAGATGGATCCGTCTCTTCTGAGGTAGAAAAGGAGTTCTACCGTCTTCAGGGTGATCTATATTCTCTATGTAGGATTAAGGTGAGACTTTCATATGTgttcttttttataaatgtaACAATTGCTGATTGATACTTTTTAACAAGTTGGAAATCATTTAGTATATAGGTTTTAGCATGAGATCTTACCATCATTGACACCAGCTAATAGCTTATAGTACCTGGCGAGAATTTTGAGGACCTTGAATTATTGACTAAAGCAATTGATTTGTTTTGCTGTGGCGAAGAAATGGAGAGTTCGGAAAATTGGGTATTTCAGAGATTGCTCACTCCTTTTTAGGCTGAAACCAGAGACTTATGCTTAATATGCTGGACAATGAGATCCTTGTATAGAGATTCCTTTCAATTCTTTTACAGGTCTTCTGGACATATGTTATAACCATTGCATCCTTCTTTTCTCCCACTCAAGTTAACCAATTGCCAATGAGATTCTATGCTGAACAGTGTGATTGATGGCAGTTTACGAGGCTGGCATATTTGATTGGATATGGGACAAATTTAGAAAGGAGTCCTGTCAACAGGTAGGAGCTTGAATTCCCAGGACAAGTATATTTATCCATTTAGCTGTTGTAAATTTGATCTCATCCCTATTTTATGCAGTGCCTCGCTCAGTATGTTACCTTGGCCCAAACCTGCAATTTGGCCATCTATTCCGCCAGATGCTTCATCTGAGGTGCTTATGAAAGAAAAGGCAAGTCCATGACCTGGTTTATGAGCTAGTAAACCATACATTAGACATGtttttcaatttgtattagCCAAGCTGGTAATCTCGTGGATGAGAATATGACACTTTAAGGTGATTATTTGTCTAATGATCTTGTTTTTGGGAGCAATATACAATTTTAACCACTCATACATGGCAACATACCCGATGGTCACTCGGGGTATGATGAGAGTGGTGTGCAATTTTATACTCCTGGTCAAGATATATTTTAATAACTAGGAAACATGTGGTAGATTCGTGATACTTCATAAATTGCAGTGTGTTCTCCAAATCAACTGATTAACATCAGGAGGCAGATTTTGTGGAACTTTGTTTGCTTTagattgtttatttttgtttgaaattaaTAGGCATTTTAAGGCATACAAGAGCTTTGAAGCTTTGAATTTGTGTTACTGGGTGAATTGAGTAATCTGAATGAGTTGTGTGATCAACCATTATAGCAAGCTTTATTCCTCCATCTCAATTATTGCATGAGGCTTCTTGTCCAGGATAATATCACATTGTTGtttccagaaaaaaagaaaaaaggaaaaaatacaTCTAAGAAAATTCTCTCAACTTGCTGTTGAGTTTTACggattttttttctgtttcagaGGAATGTCTTTGTAGTAGAACATGCAATATTGTAAAGCAGAAGAAACATTTAGATATACTGATTGATAGCCTTTGTGACTTTTCATAGTGCTCATTTTGGACCCTGCATCTTCTCAGTTGCTCCAAATGGCATTCTGAGTCCACttaaatatatatgaaattgacgGTCATATTTGATTTCTTGTAGATCATTCTACAAGCTAGTCCTAGAGTCAAGCACTTTGGTATTCACAGGAAGCAGTTGCCTCTTGAACCTTCGGTATTGCTGCGTGAGGCTAACCGTCGAAGAGCTTCTCTATCTGCTGGAAacatgtttgaaatttttgatggTCGCCCGGGATTTGTTGATGGGTAATGAAATTTGTGGTTATTTACCAACTTTGTGGcactattttgttttgttttgcatGGCTTTCTCATCATTCCAATTTGTCAACAGGTTGGGTTCAGATGCATCTTTAAAAACTTCCCCGTCAAATAAAACTCATGCAGCCATTATGTCACGAACAAACTCATCACCAGGCTTTGAGAGCTCAATTGATAGGCCTATGAGGCTTGCAGAGATTTATGTTGCTGCAGAACATGCTCTTCACAATACCATATCGAGTCCAGATCTTTGGAAATCTTTCTCATCTTTGGAGGATTTCGAGGTATAACCACCCGCATGTGCTTGGACTCCTGCATTGCTACGCACAATCTTGCCTTGGCATTTACTAGTAGCTTTATGTCATTTTATCTTTCCTTAGCCTGATTGCTACGCACAATCTTGCCTTGGACTCCTGCATTGCCTTGGCATTTACTGTGTTCTTCTGTTTATGAACCTTAATTTTGCAAAACTAAAGAGGTTGCTTTCTGAGTTGGTAATTTCTAATTGGAAACTCTTGCTTTTCCGGACCCAGGCTTAAGGGGATTTAAAAGAGGAAAGGAactctttttaatttctcattCTTAAAACTTGATCATGATAGGAGAAATATCTGGAGCTAACCAAAGGTGCTGCTGACAATTACCATCGTTCCTGGTGGAAAAGGCATGGAGTTGTCCTTGATGGTGAAATTGCTGCTGTCTGCTTTAGGCATGGAAATTTTGACCTAGCTGCAAAGTCTTATGAGAAGGTTTGTGCTCTCTATGCTGGTGAAGGATGGCATGATTTACTGGCTGAAGTTCTGCCCGACCTGGCCGAGTGTCAGAAGATACTAGATGACCAAGCTGGCTACCTATCTTCTTGTGTGAGATTGCTTTCATTGGAAAAAGGCTTATTCTTGACCAAAGAACGTCAGGCCTTTCAGTCTGAAGTGGTTCGTTTGGCTCACAGTGAAATGAAGAATCCTGTTCCTTTAGACGTTTCATCACTGATTACATTTTCTGGCAATCCCGGCCCTCCACTGGAATTATGTGATGGTGATCCGGGTACTCTATCCGTGACCATTTGGAGTGACTTTCCGGATGATATAACCCTTGATTCGCTTAACCTCACCTTGATGGCTACAACTAATGCTGATGAAGGAGCTAAGGTGTGTCTAATCAAGTAGATGGTCTTCAGCATTAATTGTCCTCAGAGGGAGATATAATAGGCTCACAAAGTATGCTATTgaccccaatttttttatttgtttttcaggCATTGAAGAGCTCCGGTGCAATCATTCTAAATCCTGGTAGGAATACTATCACTCTAAATTTACCCCCACAAAAACCAGGTTCCTATGTCTTGGGAGTTCTCACTGGACAGATTGGGAAATTGAGATTCAGATCTCATGGTTCTTCCAAGGGTGGCCCTGCTGACAGTGATGATTTTATGAGCGATGAGAAACCAACAAGACCAATTTTGAAGGTAATGATTTTGTGTTGAATAGAATTCCCAAAAATAGGCATGTGTATTGTGTCGGGACAAAACTGGGACTTGGTCACATCTGCTTCTTTCTTGTGCGTGTTCTGCTGAATTTTCACGGGAGGACATGACTTAGAGATGTTATAATTGATTTGTTTCTAGAATCATAGATTGCTGAAACAGTATCTCTTTTTGTTAGGTCTCCGATCCAAGACCTCTGGTTGATCTTACTGCATCTGTTTCATCCGCTTTGCTAATAAACGAGCCACAATGGGTCGGAATAATAGTTCGGCCTATCGACTACTCTTTGAAAGGTGCTGTCCTTCATATTGACACTGGTCCAGGTCTGAAGATCGAGGATTCATATGCCATTGAGATGGAGAGCTTTAATCATGAGCTGCAGAATACTGCTGATATAAGGAAAGAGGATGGTGCTTGGGAAAAGGATTCTTCAAATAATCAT
The window above is part of the Eucalyptus grandis isolate ANBG69807.140 chromosome 6, ASM1654582v1, whole genome shotgun sequence genome. Proteins encoded here:
- the LOC104450150 gene encoding trafficking protein particle complex II-specific subunit 130 homolog, which codes for MANYLAQFQTIKSSCDHLVIAIEDVSDLWPTIKNGFEERLPFKRACLNNKTRNAVFVENLPAEFILTTDARLRSRFPQEQSLFWFREPYATVIFVTCEDLDEFKTILKPRLKLIVQNDEREWFIVFVSRAHPTNDQATKLAKKVYARLEVDFSSKRRERCCKYDIHGPEANFWEDLESKIVESIRNTLDKRVHFYEDEIRKLTEQRFMPIWNFCNFFILKESLAFIFEMAQLHEDALREYDELELCYLETANMTAKQRDFGGQDKGDDQAALLNPGNKPLTQIVQDDSFREFEFRQYLFACQSKLLFKLGRPYEVALRGYSFIISFSKTLALYESMLPFCTREVWVVTACLALIRATSSHYKDGSVSSEVEKEFYRLQGDLYSLCRIKFTRLAYLIGYGTNLERSPVNSASLSMLPWPKPAIWPSIPPDASSEVLMKEKIILQASPRVKHFGIHRKQLPLEPSVLLREANRRRASLSAGNMFEIFDGRPGFVDGLGSDASLKTSPSNKTHAAIMSRTNSSPGFESSIDRPMRLAEIYVAAEHALHNTISSPDLWKSFSSLEDFEEKYLELTKGAADNYHRSWWKRHGVVLDGEIAAVCFRHGNFDLAAKSYEKVCALYAGEGWHDLLAEVLPDLAECQKILDDQAGYLSSCVRLLSLEKGLFLTKERQAFQSEVVRLAHSEMKNPVPLDVSSLITFSGNPGPPLELCDGDPGTLSVTIWSDFPDDITLDSLNLTLMATTNADEGAKALKSSGAIILNPGRNTITLNLPPQKPGSYVLGVLTGQIGKLRFRSHGSSKGGPADSDDFMSDEKPTRPILKVSDPRPLVDLTASVSSALLINEPQWVGIIVRPIDYSLKGAVLHIDTGPGLKIEDSYAIEMESFNHELQNTADIRKEDGAWEKDSSNNHHKNLEQLILRDGRIEFPEWASSTTSILWIPIQAISSELARGSSSVNPQKQSIVDGMRTIALKLEFGVSCNQIFDRTIAVHFTNPFHVSTRVADKCNDGTLLLQVILQSQVNATLTIYDAWLDLQDGFVHIREDDGRPTLGFFPLIISPNTRAGILFSICTEKIVGDQVEARRETILNIKYGISGDRSIGAHPPVAGDSNRLGCDGQDLIFRSALSLQRPVLDPCLAVGFLPLPSSGLRVGQLVAIKWRIERLKDFEESDTLQHGNDEVLYEVSENSVNWMIAGRKRGHVSLSPNQGSRIIISILCVPLVAGYVHPPQLGLPNIDKANISCNPAGPHLVCVLPPALSSSFCIPA